One window of the Chryseobacterium camelliae genome contains the following:
- a CDS encoding zinc ribbon domain-containing protein YjdM codes for MSNPVLCPKCGSEFTYPSDNVMVCSQCFYEWNPEEAASEASVSGKILDSNGNELQDGDSVVVIKDLPVKGAPKPVKAGTKVKNIRLRPDSDHNIDCKIDGFGSMALKSEFVKKA; via the coding sequence ATGAGTAATCCTGTACTTTGCCCGAAATGCGGCTCCGAATTTACATATCCGAGCGATAATGTGATGGTATGTTCCCAATGTTTTTATGAATGGAATCCTGAAGAGGCAGCTTCTGAAGCATCTGTTTCCGGTAAAATACTGGATTCCAACGGGAATGAGCTTCAGGACGGAGATTCTGTAGTGGTGATCAAAGACCTTCCTGTAAAAGGTGCCCCGAAGCCTGTGAAAGCGGGAACTAAAGTTAAAAATATCAGATTGAGACCGGACAGTGACCATAATATCGACTGCAAGATCGACGGATTCGGATCCATGGCCCTGAAATCTGAGTTTGTAAAGAAAGCGTAA
- a CDS encoding RsmB/NOP family class I SAM-dependent RNA methyltransferase, translated as MELIHRNLAIGIHDALQETFFEKNKYADKVIERLLKANRKWGSQDRAVVSEIFYNIIRWKKRLEYYMGEGVKPNNIYKLILAYLLWSKTNYKKFEEFDGIKIADIITKLKKGTVPTKAIEYSIPEWLAETLEKELGQNWEKEMQALNEQAPTVLRTNSLKTSTKELISDLSDENVVSYPIKNYPDAVQLEEKKNVFLTSAFKDGLFEIQDASSQKIGYFLDVQEGQRVVDACAGAGGKTLHLAALMKNKGQIIALDIFEWKLAELKRRAKRAGAHNIETRLISDNKVIKRLHEKADRLLIDAPCSGLGVLKRNPDSKWKIDQEFIDRIKAEQQQILQDYSKILKKGGKMVYATCSILPSENNEQVEEFLKNNPDFKMIKDEKVMPSQGYDGFYMALIERIA; from the coding sequence ATGGAACTTATTCACAGAAACTTAGCAATCGGAATTCACGATGCTTTACAGGAAACTTTTTTCGAAAAAAACAAATATGCCGATAAAGTTATCGAAAGGCTGTTAAAAGCCAACAGAAAATGGGGAAGCCAGGACAGGGCTGTGGTTTCTGAAATTTTCTACAATATCATCCGCTGGAAGAAACGCCTGGAGTACTACATGGGAGAAGGCGTAAAACCCAATAACATCTATAAGCTGATTCTTGCCTATCTGTTGTGGAGCAAGACGAACTATAAAAAATTTGAGGAATTCGACGGGATCAAAATCGCCGACATCATTACCAAACTTAAAAAAGGAACGGTCCCTACCAAAGCCATTGAATATTCCATCCCGGAGTGGCTGGCGGAAACCCTGGAAAAGGAACTCGGACAGAACTGGGAAAAAGAGATGCAGGCCCTGAACGAACAGGCCCCTACCGTATTGCGGACGAATTCCCTGAAAACGTCAACCAAGGAACTTATTTCCGATCTTTCAGATGAAAACGTGGTTTCTTATCCTATAAAAAACTATCCTGATGCGGTACAGCTGGAGGAGAAGAAAAATGTATTCCTGACCAGCGCGTTTAAAGACGGACTGTTTGAAATACAGGATGCTTCTTCACAGAAAATAGGGTATTTCCTGGATGTACAGGAAGGACAACGGGTGGTGGACGCCTGTGCAGGCGCAGGAGGAAAAACGCTTCACCTGGCTGCCTTAATGAAAAACAAAGGACAGATCATTGCCCTGGATATTTTTGAATGGAAACTTGCAGAGCTGAAACGACGCGCCAAGAGAGCCGGAGCCCATAATATAGAAACCAGGCTGATCTCTGACAACAAAGTCATCAAACGCCTTCACGAAAAGGCCGACAGGCTGCTGATAGATGCGCCATGTTCAGGTTTGGGTGTACTGAAGAGAAATCCGGACAGCAAATGGAAAATTGACCAGGAGTTTATAGACCGGATAAAAGCGGAACAGCAGCAAATCCTTCAGGATTATTCCAAAATCCTTAAAAAAGGAGGAAAAATGGTGTATGCCACCTGTTCTATTCTTCCCTCCGAAAATAATGAGCAGGTAGAGGAATTCCTGAAAAACAATCCGGACTTTAAAATGATTAAAGACGAAAAAGTAATGCCAAGTCAGGGATATGACGGGTTTTATATGGCTTTAATCGAGCGTATTGCCTAA
- a CDS encoding GLPGLI family protein has product MLTRFLFFFFFIAVFSSGYAQTYEIQYISSSNGKVSPGQPPTLVWVNDKENFILNTTIKEQKSEYPFEITKIEKPSNTVVSYAFLKPGEIISASDTESVGKQTFDFTSETKKILGYNCKKAVTKINSNTIEVWYTNDLKINGGPSTLGQNLGLVLEIERNKNNLLTAQSIKKVKKTSVESLMKGTVTSTDQLGYRDLLWKSRFTTLKVFDNETINFSDASKSDEQVKRFANGTIILKKIKFPAISEGENIFVDLKQQSNGDAYDRTGTVFFIPQDQSMSFLDGLEKGVKTLPVYENGNGKQYFGVVSDEKYLAPVEMMRFFTAFGIQKFNHIQLKGKEWQTVSPYREDITDLKPALSGKELWIGTFIGNYDKGGHKVSLEITIHKSDQNIYRNNTVIPLFNTLNIMEMAGQEYSTMFDKDKGLLVEFNLKKDLNNAQLKYITTGHGGWENGDEFIPKANTILLDEKMIFSFIPWRTDCGSYRLYNPASGNFPDGLSSSDLSRSNWCPGTVTNPDFISLGSLKAGKHVIQVKIPQGPREGTSFSSWNVSGVLLGNE; this is encoded by the coding sequence ATGCTGACAAGATTTTTATTTTTTTTCTTTTTTATTGCCGTATTCAGTTCAGGCTATGCGCAGACCTATGAAATACAGTACATCAGTTCTTCTAACGGGAAGGTATCTCCCGGCCAGCCTCCTACGCTGGTATGGGTCAATGACAAAGAGAATTTTATACTCAATACAACCATAAAAGAGCAGAAAAGCGAATACCCTTTTGAAATCACCAAGATTGAAAAACCCTCCAATACAGTCGTATCCTATGCTTTTCTAAAGCCCGGAGAAATTATTTCCGCATCTGATACCGAATCGGTAGGAAAACAGACTTTTGACTTCACATCAGAAACCAAAAAGATCCTGGGCTATAACTGTAAAAAAGCAGTCACCAAAATCAATTCCAATACCATAGAAGTCTGGTATACCAATGATCTCAAGATCAACGGCGGGCCTTCAACCCTTGGACAGAACCTTGGTCTGGTCCTGGAAATCGAACGCAATAAAAACAACCTGCTGACCGCCCAATCTATCAAAAAGGTAAAAAAAACATCCGTTGAAAGCCTTATGAAAGGGACAGTAACCTCAACGGACCAGCTGGGATACAGGGACCTGCTCTGGAAAAGCCGTTTTACCACCCTGAAGGTTTTTGACAATGAAACCATTAATTTTTCTGATGCTTCAAAATCAGACGAACAGGTGAAAAGATTTGCCAACGGAACGATTATCCTGAAGAAAATAAAGTTTCCGGCCATCAGTGAAGGGGAAAATATTTTTGTTGACCTTAAACAGCAGTCTAACGGAGATGCCTACGACAGGACGGGAACCGTATTCTTTATTCCGCAGGATCAATCCATGTCTTTTCTGGACGGGCTTGAGAAAGGGGTTAAAACACTTCCGGTATATGAAAACGGGAACGGGAAGCAGTACTTCGGCGTGGTTTCTGATGAAAAATACCTGGCTCCTGTAGAAATGATGAGGTTTTTTACCGCTTTCGGCATCCAGAAATTCAACCACATCCAGCTGAAGGGAAAGGAATGGCAGACGGTAAGCCCATATCGTGAAGACATTACGGATCTCAAACCGGCCTTGTCCGGAAAGGAATTATGGATCGGCACATTCATCGGGAATTACGATAAGGGCGGACATAAAGTAAGCCTGGAAATCACCATCCATAAAAGTGACCAGAATATTTACAGGAACAATACGGTCATTCCTCTTTTCAACACGCTGAACATCATGGAAATGGCTGGACAGGAGTATTCCACCATGTTTGACAAAGACAAAGGACTGCTGGTAGAATTCAATTTAAAGAAAGACCTGAATAATGCACAGCTGAAATACATCACTACCGGACATGGCGGATGGGAAAACGGAGACGAATTCATCCCTAAGGCCAATACCATACTTCTGGACGAGAAAATGATATTTTCTTTCATCCCCTGGAGGACGGACTGCGGTTCTTACCGCCTGTATAATCCTGCTTCAGGAAATTTCCCGGATGGTCTTTCCTCCTCAGATCTCAGCAGGTCCAACTGGTGCCCCGGAACGGTAACCAATCCTGACTTCATCTCATTAGGCAGCCTTAAAGCCGGAAAACATGTTATACAGGTAAAAATCCCTCAGGGACCGCGTGAAGGCACAAGCTTCAGCTCATGGAATGTGTCGGGAGTACTGCTGGGAAATGAATAA
- the asnB gene encoding asparagine synthase B, whose protein sequence is MCGIVCLFDAKQKTEILRPQVLEMSKKIRHRGPDWSGVFQDDKVVFSHERLAIVDPTSGKQPLFSKDGRIVLAVNGEIYNHRELKEEFSDYEFQTQSDCEVILALYEKYGKNFLEQLNGIFAFSLYDMDKGVYLIARDHMGICPLYHGWDRSGNYYVASELKALEGICKTIETFLPGHLVYSADGSGLEQWYKRDWESFDHVKDNETDIDLLRKGLEDAVHRQLMSDVPYGVLLSGGLDSSVISAVTAKFARQRVESGDTQEAWYPRLHSFAVGLVGSPDLEAARKAADHIGSVHHEVNFTVQEGLDAIRDVIYHLETYDVTTVRASTPMYLLARVIKSMGIKMVLSGEGSDELFGGYLYFHKAPNAKEFHDETVRKLSKLHLYDCLRANKALMSWGIEGRVPFLDKEFMDIAMNINPEDKMISVAEGKIEKWVLRKAFEDLLPESIVWRQKEQFSDGVGYSWIDSLKEVAEKEVTDEMMANARFRFPLNTPQNKEEYRYRTIFEEHFPSETAAATVPSVPSVACSTPIALEWDEAFKKMNDPSGRAVKVHETSYDQV, encoded by the coding sequence ATGTGTGGAATTGTGTGCCTGTTTGACGCCAAACAGAAAACTGAAATATTGAGACCTCAGGTATTGGAAATGTCTAAAAAGATCCGCCACAGAGGTCCGGATTGGAGCGGGGTCTTCCAGGATGATAAAGTGGTATTTTCCCATGAACGGCTGGCTATTGTAGATCCTACCTCAGGAAAGCAGCCGCTGTTCAGCAAAGACGGCCGTATTGTATTAGCCGTTAACGGTGAAATCTATAACCATCGCGAACTGAAAGAGGAATTCTCTGACTACGAATTCCAGACCCAGTCGGATTGCGAGGTTATCCTGGCCCTGTATGAAAAATACGGGAAAAATTTCCTTGAACAACTGAACGGCATTTTTGCCTTTTCCCTTTATGATATGGATAAAGGTGTTTACCTTATTGCCCGCGACCATATGGGTATCTGCCCTCTGTATCACGGATGGGACAGAAGCGGAAACTATTATGTAGCCTCTGAACTGAAAGCGTTGGAAGGCATCTGCAAAACCATAGAAACTTTCTTACCCGGACATTTGGTATACAGTGCAGACGGAAGCGGACTGGAACAGTGGTATAAAAGAGACTGGGAGTCTTTTGACCACGTCAAAGACAATGAAACGGATATAGACTTGCTGAGGAAAGGGCTTGAAGATGCCGTTCACCGGCAACTGATGAGCGATGTGCCTTATGGCGTGCTCCTTTCAGGCGGCCTTGATTCTTCCGTGATCTCTGCCGTTACGGCAAAATTCGCCCGTCAGAGAGTGGAAAGCGGCGATACGCAGGAAGCCTGGTATCCGAGACTGCACAGCTTTGCCGTAGGCCTGGTAGGATCTCCTGATCTTGAAGCCGCCCGTAAAGCGGCAGACCATATCGGGTCTGTACATCATGAAGTGAACTTTACGGTTCAGGAAGGGCTGGATGCCATCCGGGATGTGATTTACCACCTGGAAACGTATGATGTTACCACGGTAAGGGCATCTACCCCGATGTACCTCCTGGCCAGGGTCATTAAATCCATGGGAATCAAAATGGTCCTTTCCGGTGAAGGTTCGGATGAGCTGTTCGGAGGTTACCTGTATTTCCATAAAGCGCCCAATGCGAAGGAATTCCATGACGAAACGGTACGGAAACTGAGTAAACTGCATTTGTATGACTGCCTCAGAGCCAACAAAGCCCTGATGAGCTGGGGAATCGAAGGCAGGGTACCGTTTTTAGATAAGGAATTTATGGATATTGCCATGAACATCAACCCTGAGGACAAGATGATCAGCGTAGCTGAAGGCAAAATTGAAAAATGGGTATTGCGGAAAGCTTTTGAAGACCTTCTTCCTGAATCGATCGTATGGAGACAGAAAGAACAGTTCTCTGACGGGGTAGGCTATTCCTGGATCGACAGCCTGAAGGAAGTTGCAGAAAAAGAAGTAACGGATGAGATGATGGCCAATGCCCGTTTCAGGTTCCCGCTGAATACGCCTCAGAATAAGGAAGAATATCGGTACAGGACGATTTTTGAAGAACACTTCCCAAGTGAAACTGCCGCAGCTACAGTACCTTCCGTACCTTCTGTTGCCTGCTCTACGCCTATTGCCCTGGAATGGGATGAAGCCTTCAAGAAAATGAATGATCCGAGCGGAAGAGCGGTGAAAGTGCATGAGACGTCATACGACCAGGTGTAA
- a CDS encoding MFS transporter → MSEVIQQPNSVKKILPLILATAIFMQMLDSTILNTSLPSIARDLQESPLNMQNAIISYVLTLAVFMPASGFLADRFGTRKVFIVSLVLFSLGSLFCALSQNLTHLVISRVLQGVGGSLMTPVGKLALIKTFDKNELLKAMNFAIIPALIGPVLGPLVGGYMVDYLSWHWIFLINIPIGLLGMVLGAKYMPDYRSKDVDFDLKGFLIFAAASLLLSVSLELFGDIQNITPVLLVFILGFLFLYYYYKHAKKDASPIFPLNLFQVRTFRVGVVGNLATRLGISSVPLLLPLMIQIAYGQSAVTSGWIVAPMALTAIFGKSSVIKILNRYGYRQTLMVNTFIIGTLICLLAIPNIHSSLYWFVPIIAILGFFNSIQFTSMNTISIADLRNFQTSSGNSLLSVNQQLAVGFGIAFGLIVLKIFQNSDLIGGEIHNAFRYTFLTVGLLTILSGFVFRRLHISDGKNMQSK, encoded by the coding sequence ATGTCAGAGGTAATACAACAACCCAATTCCGTAAAGAAAATTCTTCCCCTTATTCTGGCCACTGCCATATTCATGCAGATGCTGGATTCTACTATCCTGAATACCTCCCTGCCTTCCATAGCCAGGGATTTACAGGAATCGCCGCTCAACATGCAGAATGCCATCATCAGTTATGTGCTGACGCTGGCCGTCTTCATGCCTGCCAGCGGATTCCTGGCAGACCGTTTCGGAACGAGGAAGGTCTTCATTGTCTCATTGGTCCTGTTCAGCCTCGGATCACTGTTCTGCGCACTATCCCAGAACCTGACCCACCTGGTGATTTCCCGCGTCCTGCAGGGCGTGGGAGGCAGCCTGATGACACCGGTAGGAAAGCTGGCGCTCATTAAGACGTTTGATAAAAACGAACTGCTGAAAGCGATGAATTTCGCTATTATCCCGGCGCTAATCGGTCCGGTTCTCGGTCCATTGGTCGGCGGATATATGGTAGATTACCTTTCCTGGCACTGGATATTCCTGATCAACATTCCGATAGGACTCTTAGGGATGGTCCTGGGAGCGAAATACATGCCGGATTACAGGTCTAAAGATGTGGATTTTGACCTTAAAGGCTTTCTCATCTTTGCAGCAGCGTCCCTACTGCTTTCCGTTTCGCTGGAACTTTTCGGGGACATCCAGAATATCACGCCGGTATTACTGGTCTTTATCCTCGGATTTCTTTTCCTGTACTATTATTATAAACACGCCAAGAAGGATGCAAGCCCTATTTTTCCGCTGAACCTTTTCCAGGTACGGACATTCCGGGTAGGCGTTGTCGGAAACCTGGCCACAAGGCTGGGAATCAGTTCCGTGCCGCTGCTCTTACCGCTGATGATTCAGATTGCTTACGGACAGTCGGCTGTAACCTCAGGATGGATTGTGGCGCCAATGGCGCTAACGGCTATTTTCGGAAAATCCTCGGTGATTAAAATCCTCAACAGATACGGATACCGGCAGACTTTGATGGTCAATACTTTCATTATCGGCACCCTGATCTGCTTGCTGGCTATTCCGAATATCCACAGCTCTTTGTATTGGTTCGTCCCGATTATTGCGATTTTAGGATTTTTCAATTCCATTCAGTTTACCTCCATGAATACCATTTCCATTGCAGACCTGAGAAACTTCCAGACAAGCAGCGGTAACTCGCTCCTTTCTGTTAACCAGCAGCTTGCGGTTGGATTCGGGATCGCATTCGGACTGATAGTCCTGAAAATCTTCCAGAATTCAGACCTTATCGGAGGAGAAATCCATAATGCATTCCGGTATACTTTCCTTACTGTAGGTTTGCTGACGATCTTATCCGGATTTGTATTCAGAAGGCTGCATATCTCGGACGGCAAAAACATGCAGTCAAAATAA
- a CDS encoding pirin family protein, translating to MSNIGLIIEEKAADIGNFLVGRLLPFREKRAVGPFVFIDHMGPAELKDYQNLDVPPHPHIGLSTLTYLLEGSIFHRDSIGSAIEIQPGAVNWMTAGKGVVHSERTPEYLRETDKKLHGFQIWVGLPKHLEQSEPTFHHTEAEELPEWEENGVHYKLIAGEAFGKKSPVPVHSRLFFIEIKTKDPQNIKIGKDLYGEAAMYVLDGTVDIEGNNYGSRQLLIAKDTKLCEFGMSENATVYLFGGEPFEEERFIFWNFVNSDKERLEEAKVNWHNQNHDAFPPVPGDEEEYVPLPKSILNRK from the coding sequence ATGTCAAATATCGGACTGATCATTGAAGAAAAAGCGGCAGATATAGGAAACTTTCTGGTAGGCAGGCTTCTGCCTTTCCGCGAAAAAAGGGCGGTAGGTCCTTTTGTATTTATTGACCACATGGGCCCGGCTGAACTGAAGGACTACCAGAACCTGGATGTCCCGCCTCACCCGCATATCGGACTCTCCACCCTGACCTACCTTCTGGAAGGGTCTATTTTTCACCGCGACAGCATCGGCAGCGCAATAGAGATCCAGCCGGGTGCCGTTAACTGGATGACGGCCGGCAAAGGGGTTGTACATTCCGAAAGAACGCCTGAATATTTAAGGGAAACCGATAAAAAGCTGCATGGATTCCAGATCTGGGTAGGACTGCCAAAACACCTGGAGCAAAGCGAACCTACCTTTCATCATACCGAGGCTGAAGAACTGCCGGAATGGGAGGAAAACGGCGTGCATTACAAGCTGATTGCAGGAGAAGCTTTCGGAAAGAAATCCCCGGTTCCCGTACACAGCAGACTGTTCTTTATAGAAATCAAAACGAAGGATCCACAGAACATCAAAATCGGAAAAGACCTGTACGGCGAAGCGGCCATGTATGTCCTGGACGGAACGGTAGACATTGAAGGCAACAACTATGGATCAAGACAGCTTCTCATCGCAAAAGACACCAAGCTATGCGAGTTCGGGATGAGTGAAAATGCCACAGTGTATCTTTTTGGAGGAGAACCTTTCGAGGAAGAACGTTTCATATTCTGGAATTTTGTGAATTCAGACAAAGAACGCCTTGAAGAAGCCAAAGTGAACTGGCACAACCAGAATCATGATGCCTTCCCTCCGGTACCCGGTGACGAAGAGGAATATGTACCGCTTCCGAAATCTATTTTAAACAGAAAGTAA
- a CDS encoding NADPH-dependent FMN reductase, whose product MKILAFAGSTSSTSINRELVKFVLRDFGNEEIHFIDLNDFSMPVFSVDLEKKGFPDEAHRFLQAIGACDAIICSLAEHNRSYSAAFKNIFDWASRIDVKVFRNKPMLLMSTSPGGYGGGNVMNTAKTFFPQFGADIRQTFSLPKFYENFDLENGIINPEMLKELKEKVQAFKNEIQ is encoded by the coding sequence ATGAAAATACTTGCCTTTGCAGGAAGCACGTCTTCCACATCTATCAACCGTGAACTGGTAAAATTTGTGCTCAGGGATTTCGGGAATGAAGAAATTCATTTCATAGACCTGAATGATTTCTCCATGCCGGTTTTTTCCGTAGACCTTGAAAAGAAAGGATTCCCGGATGAAGCCCACCGCTTTCTTCAGGCCATCGGAGCCTGTGACGCTATCATCTGTTCGCTTGCCGAGCACAACCGCTCGTACAGCGCTGCGTTTAAAAATATTTTCGACTGGGCTTCCAGGATCGATGTAAAAGTTTTCCGGAATAAACCGATGCTGCTGATGAGTACTTCTCCGGGAGGCTACGGCGGAGGCAATGTGATGAATACGGCCAAAACCTTCTTCCCTCAATTCGGAGCAGATATCAGACAGACGTTTTCGTTACCGAAGTTCTATGAAAATTTTGACCTGGAAAACGGAATCATCAATCCGGAGATGCTGAAGGAACTCAAAGAGAAGGTACAAGCATTTAAAAATGAAATTCAATGA
- a CDS encoding OsmC family protein, producing the protein MNVTVTASLGTTQYYTEVTAGDNKMVTDEPVDKGGQNKGPNPFEILAASLASCTAATLRMYLDRKVWNAEKINVTVDLEYFPLTRRTVFKRQISFDGSELDTDQVKRLRTIAEACPVHKILTNDIEILTQFS; encoded by the coding sequence ATGAATGTAACCGTAACGGCAAGCCTAGGAACTACGCAGTATTATACGGAAGTTACTGCCGGCGACAATAAGATGGTCACCGACGAACCTGTAGATAAAGGCGGACAGAACAAAGGGCCGAATCCTTTTGAAATCCTGGCCGCATCCCTGGCCAGCTGTACCGCAGCGACCCTGAGAATGTACCTTGACAGGAAAGTATGGAACGCGGAAAAAATCAACGTCACTGTAGACCTTGAATATTTTCCCCTCACCAGAAGAACGGTCTTTAAACGGCAAATCAGCTTTGATGGCTCAGAACTTGATACAGATCAGGTCAAAAGGCTTCGTACGATTGCAGAAGCCTGCCCTGTTCACAAAATCCTGACCAACGATATCGAAATATTAACCCAATTCTCATGA
- a CDS encoding GNAT family N-acetyltransferase, whose product MIEIQHNNDEKRGSFAAFMDGKQAGLMTYTWAGDTRFIIDHTEVEDAYNGKGVGKEMLYAAVNYARENGKKIIPLCPFAKANFQKHAELQDVMVN is encoded by the coding sequence ATGATTGAAATACAACACAACAACGACGAGAAGCGAGGAAGCTTCGCAGCATTTATGGACGGCAAACAGGCCGGGCTTATGACGTACACCTGGGCGGGAGACACCCGCTTTATTATAGACCATACCGAAGTGGAAGACGCCTATAACGGAAAAGGTGTAGGCAAAGAAATGCTCTATGCAGCGGTTAACTACGCCCGTGAAAACGGAAAAAAAATCATCCCGCTCTGCCCTTTTGCCAAAGCCAACTTCCAGAAGCATGCAGAACTGCAGGATGTAATGGTCAATTAA